One genomic window of Halobellus limi includes the following:
- a CDS encoding ABC transporter permease encodes MTIAGREFDSLRREKTILLALALQLFIAAFSSFLVVGLVSLYDPGGVEGYEVDVAVTGDAAEELIRASREVRGVDARFYRSEETAMRAFHEYRATGVDAVLVAETRDERVFLRAVAPDSNVQTTVVVVQLRDVVRSFERAERTDRAAYLDSLPLELPPEAASSPYFGFTYTVLLPLLLFLPVFISGSVAVDSLTEEIDRGTLELLRVAPVSLIDVVDGKLLAAAGLAPLQAALWIGLLELNGTSVANVPPLLALVAALALLICGLGAALALLTPERRAAQFLYSIGVLFVFGGTALLPNGPINAAARLAIGSGGTAEYLSVAAVVVGSVVVYGGLRRLVGRLDADDLA; translated from the coding sequence ATCACCATCGCCGGCCGCGAGTTCGACAGCCTCCGCAGGGAGAAGACGATCCTCCTGGCGCTCGCGCTGCAGCTTTTCATCGCGGCGTTCTCCTCGTTCCTCGTCGTCGGCCTCGTCTCGCTGTACGACCCGGGCGGGGTCGAGGGATACGAGGTCGACGTCGCGGTGACGGGCGACGCCGCCGAGGAACTGATCCGCGCCTCGCGGGAGGTCCGCGGCGTCGACGCGCGGTTCTACCGCTCGGAGGAGACGGCGATGCGCGCGTTCCACGAGTACCGCGCGACCGGCGTCGACGCGGTGCTCGTCGCGGAGACGCGCGACGAGCGGGTGTTCCTCAGGGCCGTCGCACCCGACTCGAACGTCCAGACGACGGTCGTCGTCGTCCAGTTGCGGGACGTGGTCCGGTCGTTCGAGCGGGCCGAGCGGACCGACCGCGCGGCGTACCTGGACTCGCTGCCGCTCGAACTGCCGCCGGAAGCCGCCTCCAGTCCGTACTTCGGGTTCACGTACACGGTGTTGCTCCCGCTTCTGCTCTTTCTCCCGGTCTTCATCTCGGGCTCCGTCGCCGTCGACTCCCTGACCGAGGAGATCGACCGCGGCACGCTCGAACTGCTCCGGGTCGCGCCCGTCTCGCTGATCGACGTCGTCGACGGGAAGCTTCTCGCGGCGGCCGGGCTGGCGCCGCTCCAGGCCGCGCTGTGGATCGGCCTCCTCGAACTCAACGGCACGAGCGTCGCGAACGTCCCCCCGCTCCTCGCGCTGGTCGCGGCGCTGGCGCTCCTGATCTGTGGGCTGGGTGCCGCGCTGGCGCTCCTGACGCCCGAACGCCGCGCGGCGCAGTTCCTCTACTCGATCGGCGTGCTCTTCGTCTTCGGCGGCACGGCGCTGCTCCCGAACGGGCCGATCAACGCCGCCGCGCGGCTGGCGATCGGCAGCGGCGGGACGGCCGAGTACCTCTCCGTCGCCGCCGTCGTCGTCGGGTCGGTCGTCGTCTACGGCGGGCTCCGCCGTCTCGTCGGGCGGCTCGACGCCGACGACCTCGCGTGA
- a CDS encoding ABC transporter permease family protein: protein MKRSLRDHLSSIRRIARWEVSRSAGVVDRRTAALGVLALLLAGTILGAGLLGGGVALDRDVYRVGVAADSPYREPVERSVALDARSPDPDALRDGDVEVLIRDGEFRAVDTPKGRAALSELRSAVRRHNFEQMRGEENGSAAFPVVTVLQYVSRDDTLPDEAFADGGGDGEAVVDSSGDGSGGDGDDGGGDGSGDGDASTTSGGGGPLGVPALSGINPLGGGGSGSPADIQPPFPFGSLVLAFVFLVPMNFVVQAYGSTMLNERINRRGELLLVAPVSPGDIVAGKTLPYLGAMVAITALIALGVGGSLVSVAAVLPIALVFLAATFAGAMFARSFKELTFVTVTVSVFLTAYTFVPAIFANVTPIALISPLTVVVRDLQPLESVSPGAFAFATAPFVLCAGVLFLLGTGIYREEDLFTQRAVPLKLLDALDARVSRPRDVAVLSGLSIPFVFVAELLAVAVLFALPVSLTVPLLLFVVALVEEVAKSLHVYAAFESGTFPRVGRVAVVLGALSGLGFFVGEKFTAVSQVVGLPELALGQAAFAPSGIGVFPALGLLFAPLALHVVTAGLTALGAMRDLRWYGVAFVGSVAVHTAYNLTVVSYFG from the coding sequence GTGAAGCGCTCGCTTCGGGACCACCTCTCGTCGATCCGCCGGATCGCTCGCTGGGAGGTCTCGCGCTCGGCCGGCGTCGTCGACAGGCGGACGGCAGCTCTGGGTGTGCTCGCCCTGCTCTTGGCCGGCACGATCCTCGGAGCCGGCCTGCTCGGGGGCGGCGTCGCGCTCGACCGGGACGTCTACCGCGTGGGCGTCGCCGCCGACAGCCCGTACCGCGAACCGGTCGAGCGGAGCGTCGCCCTCGACGCTCGTTCGCCCGACCCGGACGCGCTCCGGGACGGCGACGTCGAGGTGCTGATTCGAGACGGCGAGTTCCGCGCCGTCGACACGCCGAAGGGGCGCGCGGCGCTCTCGGAGCTCCGGTCGGCGGTTCGGCGTCACAACTTCGAGCAGATGCGCGGCGAGGAGAACGGCTCGGCGGCCTTTCCCGTCGTGACCGTCCTCCAGTACGTCTCGCGCGACGACACGCTTCCCGACGAGGCGTTCGCCGACGGGGGCGGAGACGGCGAGGCCGTCGTCGATTCCAGCGGCGACGGCTCCGGCGGTGACGGCGACGACGGAGGCGGGGACGGGAGCGGCGACGGCGACGCCTCCACGACGAGCGGCGGGGGCGGCCCGCTGGGCGTGCCCGCGCTCTCGGGGATCAATCCCCTCGGCGGCGGTGGCTCCGGCTCGCCCGCCGACATCCAGCCTCCGTTCCCGTTCGGCTCGCTCGTGCTCGCGTTCGTCTTCCTCGTTCCGATGAACTTCGTCGTGCAGGCGTACGGCAGCACGATGCTCAACGAGCGGATCAACCGCCGCGGCGAACTGCTCCTCGTCGCGCCCGTCTCCCCGGGCGACATCGTCGCCGGAAAGACGCTGCCGTATCTCGGCGCGATGGTCGCGATCACGGCGCTCATCGCCCTCGGCGTCGGCGGGAGCCTCGTCTCCGTCGCGGCCGTGCTGCCGATCGCGCTGGTCTTCCTCGCGGCGACGTTCGCCGGCGCGATGTTCGCCCGGTCGTTCAAGGAACTCACGTTCGTCACGGTCACGGTCTCGGTCTTCCTGACGGCCTACACGTTCGTCCCGGCCATCTTCGCGAACGTCACGCCGATCGCGCTCATCTCGCCGCTGACGGTCGTCGTCCGCGACCTCCAGCCGCTGGAGTCGGTATCGCCCGGCGCGTTCGCCTTCGCGACCGCCCCGTTCGTCCTCTGTGCGGGCGTCCTCTTCCTGCTCGGGACCGGCATCTACCGCGAGGAGGACCTCTTCACCCAGCGCGCGGTGCCGCTGAAACTGCTCGACGCGCTCGACGCCCGGGTGTCGCGGCCGCGGGACGTCGCCGTCCTCTCGGGGCTGTCGATCCCGTTCGTGTTCGTCGCGGAACTGCTCGCCGTCGCTGTCCTGTTCGCCCTGCCCGTCTCGCTCACCGTGCCGCTTCTCCTCTTCGTGGTCGCCCTCGTCGAGGAGGTCGCCAAGAGCCTCCACGTCTACGCCGCATTCGAGAGCGGTACGTTCCCGCGCGTCGGACGCGTCGCGGTCGTCCTCGGCGCGCTCTCGGGGCTCGGATTCTTCGTCGGAGAGAAGTTCACCGCCGTCTCGCAGGTCGTGGGACTCCCCGAGTTGGCGCTCGGGCAGGCGGCCTTCGCGCCGTCGGGCATCGGCGTGTTCCCGGCCCTCGGCCTGCTGTTCGCACCGCTCGCGCTGCACGTCGTCACGGCGGGGCTGACTGCTCTCGGAGCGATGCGAGACCTCCGGTGGTACGGCGTCGCCTTCGTCGGCAGCGTGGCCGTCCACACGGCCTACAACCTCACGGTGGTGAGTTACTTTGGCTGA